One genomic window of Nicotiana sylvestris chromosome 10, ASM39365v2, whole genome shotgun sequence includes the following:
- the LOC104213566 gene encoding flavonol synthase/flavanone 3-hydroxylase-like translates to MAENVAIPTIDLSPFFTDGDEIGKVNVMNSITKACSNYGFFQIVNHGVPLDLMNHALSLSKTFFAYPDEEKQKSSPGLSSPLPAGYSKQPENSADKNEYLLMFSPSSSFNVLPSNPCDFKEVLEEMFTHFGKVGELLESILNDCLGLPLNFLKEYNHDRSWDFMVAFRYYPATNTENNGISEHEDGNCITFVIQDEVGGLQVRKNGEWIPVIPAAGRIIVNISDVIQVLSNNKFKSAAHRVVRKTGRSRYSFAFFYNIQGDKWIEPLPQFTEEIGEPPKYKGFYYKDYQALRMRNKSHPPSRPEDVIHITHYAISS, encoded by the exons ATGgctgaaaatgttgcaattccaaCAATAGATCTCTCCCCTTTCTTTACAGACGGTGATGAAATTGGCAAGGTAAATGTTATGAACAGTATAACCAAAGCCTGCTCCAACTATGGGTTTTTCCAAATAGTGAACCATGGGGTGCCTCTTGATCTGATGAATCACGCTCTGAGCCTATCAAAGACATTCTTTGCATACCCAGATGAGGAGAAGCAAAAATCAAGTCCTGGATTAAGTTCACCTCTCCCAGCTGGTTACAGCAAGCAACCTGAAAACTCAGCTGATAAGAATGAATATTTGCTCATGTTTTCTCCTAGTTCCAGCTTCAATGTGTTGCCAAGCAATCCATGTGATTTCAA GGAAGTACTAGAAGAGATGTTTACCCATTTCGGGAAAGTTGGTGAACTTTTGGAGAGCATCTTGAATGACTGCCTTGGCCTCCCTCTAAATTTTCTCAAGGAATATAATCATGACAGAAGCTGGGATTTCATGGTAGCTTTCCGTTACTATCCAGCAACTAACACAGAAAACAATGGCATAAGTGAACATGAAGATGGAAATTGTATCACATTCGTCATCCAGGATGAAGTTGGTGGACTACAAGTTCGAAAAAATGGAGAATGGATTCCGGTAATTCCAGCTGCAGGCAGAATTATAGTCAATATAAGTGATGTTATTCAG GTGCTGAGCAACAACAAATTTAAGAGTGCAGCTCATAGAGTTGTGAGAAAAACAGGCAGAAGCCGATATTCCTTTGCTTTCTTCTATAATATCCAAGGAGACAAGTGGATTGAACCATTGCCACAATTCACTGAAGAGATTGGAGAGCCACCAAAATACAAGGGATTTTACTACAAAGATTACCAAGCTTTGAGAATGAGAAACAAAAGTCATCCACCATCAAGGCCTGAAGATGTTATTCATATTACCCACTATGCAATCTCCAGCTAA
- the LOC104213567 gene encoding uncharacterized protein: MSIVPISIAVASDLDTGHSEADQMFDKNPQGELSLSQTDLSSDAKELLNECIHHGEDGEFKVSATSILEESFFNTRNDPKADDAYSNAHFIAPPIVVNLVADKSAGLPFPVTQMLGGNTKSIEIDFLDTLQPKESADKDGEWLRNIADIVFDKSLELKATKLQCQLANVAPLETAKYVSTEILSAHFDEPTWNEGMTSLFLHTSVAHEDDKIVEFLPYIFKQPSLTLVLDTFRDLAMNLKYVLHTCNCFDTGQHASNEVVSTLLTTKRRKDCHLYSAHRKGTRDIGLPICGYVDSCFATGQVLWACFNMIELYVSSLLRQVQLIGYPHVFQVLDIAVVSSRCKPSEWRADPVNSLQIQHFRVKCNGCKGFRPSRLLLLLLASDEMVDSTPAHSERHDFIDPGANFFIVTSRANADLYVWDLGINSASLALTGCIENVAALIFMGCTGKFCFITFSNSKTGVWDPGQPWFVNYYNSQSNFALSVSSLPKLTHFNIIDWTCMRSQDPSDIALNGSYSSDDTNNSFLPCSLKIPLFLRVANFSGELLLAKGDTTLLRNIIYQSTQVAILGDILELGPTEFTFNELMLQFCCDARFNVTAPIERTENINCAEEIKLLCFNDAHCPESKLPRRGVCSS; encoded by the exons ACTGACTTGTCTAGCGATGCCAAAGAATTATTAAATGAATGTATTCATCATGGCGAGGATGGTGAATTTAAAGTGTCGGCAACGTCAATCCTTGAAGAATCATTTTTCAACACAAGGAACGATCCTAAGGCCGATGATGCGTACTCGAATGCCCACTTCATTGCCCCACCGATAGTGGTTAATTTAGTAGCTGATAAATCAGCGGGGCTCCCTTTCCCGGTTACTCAGATGCTTGGAGGAAATACTAAAAGCATTGAAATTGATTTTTTGGATACTCTACAACCCAAGGAATCCGCAGACAAGGACGGTGAATGGCTCAGGAATATTGCGGACATAGTGTTTGATAAAAGTCTCGAGCTAAAAGCGACCAAACTGCAATGTCAATTGGCAAATGTGGCGCCTCTTGAGACCGCAAAATATGTTTCCACCGAGATTTTATCTGCTCACTTTGATGAACCAACATGGAATGAGGGAATGACTTCACTGTTCCTCCATACATCAGTAGCTCATGAAGACGACAAGATTGTCGAGTTTCTCCCTTACATATTCAAACAACCCTCTTTAACCTTGGTGTTAGATACTTTTAGGGATCTCGCAATGAACTTGAAATATGTCTTACACACTTGCAATTGCTTTGACACTGGGCAGCATGCTTCAAATGAAGTTGTTTCAACGTTATTGACTACAAAACGACGAAAGGATTGTCACTTATATTCAGCACATCGCAAGGGTACAAGGGATATTGGGCTACCAATTTGTGGTTATGTGGACAGTTGTTTCGCTACCGGGCAGGTTTTATGGGCTTGCTTTAATATGATAGAGTTGTATGTGTCTTCATTACTGAGACAAGTCCAGCTTATTGGTTACCCTCATGTCTTTCAAGTTCTTGATATTGCAGTTGTGTCAAGCAGATGCAAACCGAGTGAATGGCGTGCTGATCCCGTAAATTCTTTACAAATACAGCACTTCCGTGTAAAGTGTAATGGTTGTAAAGGATTTAGACCATCACGCCTTTTGCTATTGCTTCTAGCAAGCGACGAAATGGTTGATTCAACTCCTGCTCACAGTGAGAGGCATGACTTCATTGATCCGGGTGCTAATTTCTTTATAGTAACCAGCCGCGCAAATGCGGATCTGTATGTGTGGGATCTTGGAATAAATTCCGCGTCCTTGGCTCTAACAGGGTGTATAGAGAATGTGGCGGCCCTGATATTTATGGGATGTACAGGCAAGTTTTGCTTCATTACATTTTCTAACTCTAAGACTGGAGTATGGGATCCCGGACAACCATGGTTTGTGAATTACTACAATTCACAATCCAATTTTGCACTGTCAGTTAGTAGTTTACCAAAGTTAACTCATTTTAATATTATTGATTGGACTTGTATGAGGTCTCAAGACCCTTCGGACATTGCTTTAAATGGCAGTTATTCTTCTGATGACACAAATAATAGTTTTCTTCCTTGTTCACTTAAGATACCCTTATTCCTTCGTGTAGCTAATTTCTCTGGAGAATTACTTTTGGCCAAGGGTGATACTACGTTGTTAAGAAACATCATCTACCAAAGTACACAAGTTGCTATACTTGGGGACATACTTGAACTTGGTCCAACAGAATTCACGTTCAATGAGTTGATGTTACAGTTTTGCTGTGATGCCCGTTTTAATGTAACTGCACCTATCGAACGAACCGAgaatataaattgtgccgaagaGATAAAACTGCTATGCTTCAATGATGCTCACTGCCCGGAATCGAAGTTGCCAAGGAGA GGAGTTTGTTCAAGCTGA